In Piliocolobus tephrosceles isolate RC106 chromosome 12, ASM277652v3, whole genome shotgun sequence, one DNA window encodes the following:
- the OTUD6A gene encoding OTU domain-containing protein 6A: MDDLKSEQQRILRRHQREKKELQAQIQSLKNSVPKTDKKKRKQLLQDVARMEAEMAQKHRQELEKFQDDSSVESVVEDLAKMDLENRPPRPSKAQRKRERMESQERERQESIFQAEMSEHLAGFRREEEEKLAEILGARGLEMKEIPANGHCMYRAIQDQLVFNVSVEMLRCRTASYMQKHVDEFLPFFSNPETGDPFSYDDFMIYCDNIVRTAAWGGQLELRALSHVLKTPIEVIQANSPTLVIGEEYVKKPIILVYLHYAYSLGEHYNSVRPLEAGAAGGALPRLR, translated from the coding sequence ATGGATGATCTGAAGAGTGAACAGCAGCGCATACTGCGCCGCCACCAACGCGAGAAGAAGGAGCTGCAGGCCCAGATCCAGAGCTTAAAAAACTCGGTCCCCAAGACcgataagaagaaaagaaagcagttgctccaagACGTGGCCCGCATGGAGGCCGAGATGGCGCAGAAGCACCGGCAGGAGCTGGAGAAGTTCCAGGACGACAGTAGCGTTGAATCTGTCGTCGAAGACCTGGCCAAGATGGATCTGGAAAACCGGCCTCCCCGCCCCTCCAAAGCCCAGAGAAAGCGAGAAAGAATGGAGTCCCAGGAGAGGGAGCGCCAGGAGAGCATCTTCCAGGCCGAGATGTCGGAGCACCTGGCCGGCTTCAGGCgcgaggaggaggagaagctcGCCGAAATCCTGGGAGCCAGAGGTCTGGAGATGAAAGAGATCCCGGCCAACGGCCACTGCATGTACCGCGCCATCCAAGACCAGCTGGTGTTCAACGTGTCGGTGGAGATGCTGCGCTGCCGCACCGCCAGCTACATGCAGAAGCACGTCGACGAGTTCCTGCCCTTCTTCAGCAACCCGGAGACCGGCGACCCCTTCAGCTACGACGACTTCATGATCTACTGCGACAACATCGTGCGCACCGCGGCATGGGGAGGCCAGCTGGAGCTGAGGGCCCTGTCGCACGTCCTGAAGACCCCCATCGAGGTGATCCAGGCCAACTCGCCCACCTTGGTCATCGGGGAGGAGTACGTCAAGAAGCCGATCATCCTGGTCTACCTGCACTACGCCTATAGCCTCGGCGAGCACTACAACTCGGTGAGACCGCTCGAGGCCGGCGCCGCGGGGGGCGCGCTCCCGCGTCTCCGGTAG